DNA sequence from the Pseudoduganella plicata genome:
GCGTGGCCTTGTCGAAATCAAAGAACGCATCGGCGTTGTAGCTGACTTTTTCGGACGTCGGCACTGGCGCGCCCGGGACCGGCGTTGGTGCCGGGGTCGGCGCTGGCGTTGCTGGCGGCGGTGGGGCTACGCACTTGCCGTTTTCCAGACGCTCAGGTTCCACGCAGATCGGCAGATCGCAACCTGGCACCGCGTCGGCAGGCGTCCAGTAACCGGTGCGCCAGCACAGGCCGAACGGGTTGCGGGCGATGACGCCGCGCTGATCCTGCACGTAAGCGCTCTTTGGCGTTGCGGCCTTGACGTCCTGGGTTACCGGCGCAAAAGGCGGCGCGGTTGGCTTGTCCTGCGCTGCCACGGTGCCAGCCAGAACTGCCGACGCTGCAAAGATGGTTGAAATCAGTTTTTTCATGTTTTTCTTTCCTTTCGGGGGTGATATCGGCAGAACACACTACATCGCATTTTGTTGCGTGGTGCGTCGCGTGGTGCGAATACTAACACGCGCACCCCTCTCGCTACTATGGGGCGACAACTGTGGAGACTGCCGATTGCGAAACAGCCAATTTTGAATTCCTGTCATTTTGCCATATGCCGCAAAAAGCACTGTGCGCCATCCAACAGGGCGCGTACATGCTGCCGGCCATGATGTTGTTTTTGTGCAACCTCTTTTGCTGATGCCCGGCGATATTAAACAGCAAATATGTCAGCCCGATTACACGTTCTTCCTGGGCTGCGGCCGCCGCCGCCGGGGCAGGGAGGGGCAAATGATCCGGCTGGCATGCCCGCATGTTAAAATCGTGCGATTGTCTGCCTGCACCTGCAGCAGCGTGGAGCGCGCCGGAAGCGGTTTTCCAGGCCCTCGGAACCAACGTCAGAGAACATCGACCCGCCAATGGATCAATTCGCAAAAGAAACAATCCCAATTTCCCTCGAAGAAGAGATGCGCAAGAGCTACCTCGATTACGCGATGAGCGTGATCGTGGGCCGCGCCTTGCCGGATGCGCGCGACGGCTTGAAGCCGGTGCACCGCAGGGTATTGTTCTCGATGCACGAAAGTAACTACGTGCACAACCGTCCCTACGTCAAGTGCGCGCGCGTGGTCGGCGACACGATGGGTAAATATCACCCGCACGGCGACTCGTCGATCTACGACACGCTGGTGCGCATGGCGCAGGATTTCTCGCTGCGCTACACGCTGGTGGACGGCCAGGGCAACTTCGGTTCCATCGACGGCGATGCCGCAGCGGCCATGCGTTACACCGAGTGCCGCCTGGACAAGATCGCCGGCGAACTGCTGGCCGACATCGACAAGGAAACCGTCGACTTCCAGCCGAACTACGACGGCAAGGAAAAGGAGCCGACCGTCCTGCCGACCCGCGTGCCGAACCTGCTGATCAACGGCTCCTCCGGTATCGCCGTCGGCATGGCGACCAATATTGCGCCGCACAACCTGTCGGAAGTGATCAACGGTGCGCTGCACGTGCTGGCGAACCCGGACTGCTCGATCGACGAACTGATCGAACTGATCCCGGCACCGGACTTCCCCACCGGCGGCATCATCTACGGCGTCTCCGGCGTGCGCGATGGCTATCGCACGGGGCGCGGCCGCGTCGTCATGCGCGCCAAGACGCACTTCGAGGAATATGGCAAGGATGGCGGCCGCATGGCGATCATCGTCGACGAGCTGCCGTATCAGGTCAATAAAAAATCGCTGCTGGAGCGCATCGCCGAGAACGTGCGCGACAAGAAGCTGGAAGGCATTTCCGACATCCGCGACGAGTCCGACAAATCGGGCATGCGCGTCGTCATCGAGCTCAAACGCGGCGAAGTGCCGGAAGTGGTGCTGAACAACCTGTACAAGCAGACGCAATTGCAGGACACGTTCGGCATGAACATGGTCGCGCTGGTGGACGGCCAGCCAAAGCTGATGAATCTGAAGCAGCTGCTGGCCACGTTCCTGTCGCACCGCCGCGAGGTGGTCACGCGCCGCACCGTGTTCGAACTGCGCAAGGCGCGCGAACGCGGCCACGTGCTGGAAGGTCTCGCTGTCGCGCTGGCGAACATCGACGATTTCATCGCCATCATCAAGGCCGCGCCGACGCCGCCGCTGGCGAAATCCGAACTGATGGCGCGCGCGTGGGATTCGTCCCTGGTGCGCGAGATGCTGGCCCGTACCGGCGAGGAAGGCCAGCGCGGCATGGATGCGTTCCGTCCCGAGCACCTGCCGAAGCACTACGGCATGCAGTCCGATGGCCTGTACAAGCTGTCCGACGACCAGGCCCAGGAAATCCTGCAGATGCGCCTGCAGCGCCTGACGGGTCTGGAGCAGGACAAGATCGTCAACGAATACAAGGACGTGATGGCGCAGATCGCCGATCTGCTGGACATCCTGTCCAAGCCGGCCCGCGTCACCTCGATCATCAGCGACGAACTCAATGCCGCCAAGCTGGAATACGGCACCAAGGACGAGCGCCGTTCGACCATCGAGCACAATGCCACCGACCTGGAAACGGAAGACCTGATCACGCCGCAGGACATGGTCGTGACGCTGTCGCACATGGGCTACATGAAGGCGCAGCCGATCTCCGAATACCGCGCGCAGAAGCGCGGCGGCCGCGGCAAGCAGGCGATGGCAACAAAAGACGAGGACTGGATCGACCAGCTGTTCATCGCCAACACGCACGACTACATCCTGTGCTTCTCGAACCGCGGCAGGATGTACTGGCTGAAGGTGTGGGAAGTGCCGCAAGGCTCGCGCAATTCGCGCGGCAGGCCGATCGTCAACATGTTCCCGCTGCAGGACAATGAAAAGATCACCGTCGTGCTGCCGCTGTCGGGCGAAAACCGCACGTTCCCCGAGGACCATTATGTCTTCATGTCGACAAGCCTGGGCACGGTGAAGAAAACGCCGCTGAAGGACTTCTCCAATCCGCGCAAGGCCGGCATCATCGCTGTCGACCTGGACGAGGGCGACTTCCTGATCGGCGCCGCGCTGACCGACGGCAAGCATGACGTGATGCTGTTCTCCGACTCCGGCAAGGCGGTGCGCTTCGACGAGAACGACGTGCGTCCGATGGGCCGCACGGCCCGCGGCGTACGCGGCATGAACCTGGAAGAAGGCCAGAACGTGATCGCGCTGCTGGTGGCCGAGAACGAGCAGCAGTCGGTGCTGACGGCAACCGAGAACGGCTACGGCAAGCGTACGCCGATCACGGAGTACACCCGTCATGGCCGCGGCACGAAGGGCATGATCGCCATCCAGACGTCGGAACGTAACGGCAAGGTCGTCGCCGCGACGCTGGTCGACGTGACGGACGAGATCATGCTGATCACGACGGGCGGTGTGCTGATCCGCACCCGTGTCGCCGAGATCCGCGAAATGGGCCGCGCCACGCAGGGCGTCACCCTGATCGCGGTGGAGGACGGCACCAAGCTGTCCGGCCTGCAGCGCATCGTCGAGGCGGACGTGGACGAGGTGGTGTTCGAGACCGAGGGCGGCGCGGCTGCAGTGGATGGCGCCGCGGAGCCCGCGGCCGAGCCGGCGGGCGACGACACCGCGGCCGAGTAATCCAGGCGGGCCCCGTCCGAGCAGTCGGACCGGGCCCGCAGTGTTTCAACTCAACGGAAAACGAATAAACATATGAAAAAAATCGCCGCTGCGCTGTCCTTCACCTTCTCCCTGGCATTCGGCCTGGCCGTGCCTGCGCTGGCACAGACGTCCGCGCCTGCCGCGCCTGCCGCCACTGCCGTGGACCCCGCGGCCGCCCAGGCCGTGCGCGAGCTGCTGGACTCGATGAACTATCGCGCGCTGGTTGCCGAC
Encoded proteins:
- the ompA gene encoding outer membrane protein OmpA, with the translated sequence MKKLISTIFAASAVLAGTVAAQDKPTAPPFAPVTQDVKAATPKSAYVQDQRGVIARNPFGLCWRTGYWTPADAVPGCDLPICVEPERLENGKCVAPPPPATPAPTPAPTPVPGAPVPTSEKVSYNADAFFDFDKATLKPEGKQALDELHSKLGGMNVEVVIAVGHTDSVGSDAYNDKLAIRRAESVKAYLLSKGVEANRVYTEGKGEKQPVADNKTAEGRAKNRRVEIEVVGTRSK
- the gyrA gene encoding DNA gyrase subunit A, with the translated sequence MDQFAKETIPISLEEEMRKSYLDYAMSVIVGRALPDARDGLKPVHRRVLFSMHESNYVHNRPYVKCARVVGDTMGKYHPHGDSSIYDTLVRMAQDFSLRYTLVDGQGNFGSIDGDAAAAMRYTECRLDKIAGELLADIDKETVDFQPNYDGKEKEPTVLPTRVPNLLINGSSGIAVGMATNIAPHNLSEVINGALHVLANPDCSIDELIELIPAPDFPTGGIIYGVSGVRDGYRTGRGRVVMRAKTHFEEYGKDGGRMAIIVDELPYQVNKKSLLERIAENVRDKKLEGISDIRDESDKSGMRVVIELKRGEVPEVVLNNLYKQTQLQDTFGMNMVALVDGQPKLMNLKQLLATFLSHRREVVTRRTVFELRKARERGHVLEGLAVALANIDDFIAIIKAAPTPPLAKSELMARAWDSSLVREMLARTGEEGQRGMDAFRPEHLPKHYGMQSDGLYKLSDDQAQEILQMRLQRLTGLEQDKIVNEYKDVMAQIADLLDILSKPARVTSIISDELNAAKLEYGTKDERRSTIEHNATDLETEDLITPQDMVVTLSHMGYMKAQPISEYRAQKRGGRGKQAMATKDEDWIDQLFIANTHDYILCFSNRGRMYWLKVWEVPQGSRNSRGRPIVNMFPLQDNEKITVVLPLSGENRTFPEDHYVFMSTSLGTVKKTPLKDFSNPRKAGIIAVDLDEGDFLIGAALTDGKHDVMLFSDSGKAVRFDENDVRPMGRTARGVRGMNLEEGQNVIALLVAENEQQSVLTATENGYGKRTPITEYTRHGRGTKGMIAIQTSERNGKVVAATLVDVTDEIMLITTGGVLIRTRVAEIREMGRATQGVTLIAVEDGTKLSGLQRIVEADVDEVVFETEGGAAAVDGAAEPAAEPAGDDTAAE